From one Colletotrichum destructivum chromosome 3, complete sequence genomic stretch:
- a CDS encoding Putative cation efflux protein: MDSSPAAPGLSSPSTPPSLRRPAATPTPPSPQSGYGKGDNASTSTTHVVGPPPLLGFPSISIDNDDEDEDYGHDCSTSYPPRVASIPSGSPGLLAPANLKLGLLRPDTATPAMAEDDPPSAGGSTVPGPFNFQTQVISTSPVKSNIGQRRGHRYKHSSISTQHQIFQEPPQRPPPVLPASLPVPTVREAWKSMSRDQRVRLYWSLCHLAVASWLFFISEGSLAMMALSHLVFFDAGSAAVCVAVDVLGNFEVWRRSSVRHPFGLERAEVLAGFAMSIFLLFGGFDLVSHNLKHWLETKGGHEPHHEHAHERVSAGEVDWAAFAAITSTAISAYGLKNHARIARIMRVSWLAKLPTHFSNIFHFLTVFFSSLLLLLPLLSIKSYIWLDRTLCAAIAASMFLFGAKLAMAQAMMLLMSYGGIGGNEGVSSVMRDIEAEPGVARIEDAQFWQVHYGLCMANLKICVAKGCDEGAISKLRSRICTLIQNRLGEGYGRGTSLRWEVTLQTSVDATF; this comes from the exons ATGGATTCCAGCCCTGCTGCACCAGGCCTATCTTCTCCCTCCACCCCTCCGAGCCTAAGACGACCTGCTGCAACCCCCACCCCACCGAGCCCCCAAAGCGGTTACGGCAAAGGCGATAACGCATCGACTTCGACAACCCATGTCGTCGGTCCCCCTCCTCTGCTCGGATTCCCATCTATAAGCAttgacaacgacgacgaagacgaggactACGGCCACGACTGTAGCACCTCCTACCCCCCTCGCGTAGCATCGATACCTTCAGGCAGCCCTGGACTTCTCGCTCCCGCCAACCTGAAACTTGGCTTGCTTCGACCAGACACAGCGACACCAGCCAtggccgaagacgaccctCCCTCAGCTGGGGGCTCGACCGTCCCGGGCCCGTTCAACTTCCAGACGCAGGTCATCTCAACCTCGCCTGTAAAGTCG AACATAGGTCAGCGTCGTGGCCACCGCTACAAGCACAGTTCCATTTCGACCCAGCACCAGATCTTCCAGGAGCCCCCTCAACGACCGCCGCCCGTCCTCCCCGCCTCTCTCCCTGTGCCCACGGTTCGAGAAGCATGGAAAAGCATGTCCCGCGACCAGCGCGTCAGACTTTACTGGAGCCTGTGTCATTTGGCCGTCGCGTCGTggctcttcttcatctcggAGGGCTCCCTCGCCATGATGGCGTTATCCCACCTCGTCTTTTTCGATGCTGGTAGTGCCGCTGTCTGTGTCGCTGTCGATGTGCTTGGCAATTTCGAAGTCTGGCGCCGCAGCAGTGTCCGGCATCCCTTTGGCCTCGAGAGAGCCGAGGTTCTCGCTGGGTTTGCCATgtccatcttcctcctcttcggcggTTTTGATCTCGTGTCACATAATCTCAAGCACTGGTTGGAGACCAAGGGTGGACATGAGCCGCATCATGAACATGCTCACGAACGCGTTTCCGCGGGCGAGGTGGACTGGGCTGCCTTTgccgccatcaccagcaCAGCCATCTCGGCATACGGCCTCAAGAACCACGCGCGTATCGCTAGAATCATGCGTGTATCATGGTTGGCCAAACTGCCCACCCACTTCTCCAACATTTTCCACTTCTTGACCGTTTTCTTTTCGAGTCTACTGCTCCTACTGCCGCTTCTCTCCATCAAGAGCTATATCTGGCTCGATCGTACGCTCTGCGCAGCGATCGCTGCTTCCATGTTCCTCTTTGGCGCCAAACTGGCCATGGCTCAGGCTATGATGTTGCTCATGTCGTACGGCGGCATTGGAGGCAATGAAGGCGTGTCTTCTGTGATGCGGGATATCGAGGCCGAGCCGGGCGTCGCACGAATTGAGGATGCGCAGTTCTGGCAGGTGCACTACGGCCTGTGCATGGCCAATCTCAAAATCTGCGTAGCCAAAGGTTGTGATGAGGGGGCTATCAGCAAGTTGCGCAGCCGGATATGTACCCTGATCCAGAACAGACTCGGTGAGGGCTATGGTCGTGGTACGAGCCTCAGATGGGAGGTCACCTTACAAACGAGCGTCGATGCGACTTTCTAA